The following coding sequences are from one Arthrobacter sp. PvP023 window:
- a CDS encoding ABC transporter permease: MPDGGAGLPSGASVRRPNRTLLHGLLTNKKAMTGAAILFIFIALALLAPVLYPDNPSKITGMASQEPDAEFWLGTTAKGQDVLALTIHGARSSLLVGLTVGFASTFIGILVGLASAYFGKFIDEALSLTTNIFLLLPGLPLLVILAAFLPPGLGTVILVLVVTGWAGSARVLRSQALSIRSKDFVAAAVVTGERPLRIMFREILPNMASIVMGTLLACIIYGIGAQAGLEFLGLGDVSTVSWGNNLYWAGNEGALLTGSWWVFVPSGLCIALVAFSLSLINYAVDEVTNPRLRKIRLRKIQVTKIRKAKPARRPAQSGKRASA, from the coding sequence ATGCCCGACGGCGGTGCCGGACTCCCGTCCGGAGCCTCCGTCCGCAGGCCCAACCGCACCCTGCTGCACGGGCTGCTGACCAACAAGAAGGCCATGACCGGCGCGGCCATCCTGTTCATTTTCATTGCCTTGGCGCTGCTTGCTCCGGTGCTGTACCCGGACAACCCTTCCAAGATCACCGGCATGGCCTCCCAGGAACCAGACGCCGAGTTCTGGCTGGGCACCACCGCCAAGGGACAGGACGTCCTGGCCCTGACCATCCACGGCGCGCGCAGCTCACTGCTGGTTGGCCTGACCGTCGGCTTTGCCTCCACGTTCATCGGCATCCTGGTGGGCCTGGCCTCGGCTTACTTCGGCAAGTTCATCGACGAAGCCCTCTCCCTCACCACCAACATTTTCCTGCTCCTGCCGGGACTCCCGCTCCTGGTGATCCTGGCCGCGTTCCTCCCGCCGGGACTCGGCACGGTGATCCTGGTCCTGGTGGTCACGGGCTGGGCGGGCTCGGCCCGGGTACTGCGCTCGCAGGCCCTGTCCATCCGTTCCAAGGACTTCGTGGCCGCTGCCGTGGTCACCGGCGAACGCCCGCTGCGGATCATGTTCCGCGAAATCCTGCCCAACATGGCCTCCATCGTGATGGGAACACTCCTGGCCTGCATCATTTACGGCATCGGGGCCCAGGCCGGCCTCGAATTCCTGGGCCTGGGGGACGTCAGCACGGTCTCCTGGGGCAACAACCTCTACTGGGCCGGCAACGAAGGCGCCCTGCTCACGGGCAGCTGGTGGGTGTTCGTTCCCTCCGGCCTGTGCATCGCGCTGGTGGCGTTCTCGCTGTCGCTGATCAATTACGCGGTGGACGAGGTCACAAACCCGCGCCTGCGGAAAATACGGCTGAGGAAAATACAGGTCACGAAGATCCGTAAGGCCAAGCCGGCCCGCAGGCCCGCGCAATCCGGAAAGCGAGCATCGGCATGA
- a CDS encoding ArgP/LysG family DNA-binding transcriptional regulator, which yields MIDLHPDQARTLAAIVAQGSFDAAASHLSVTASAVSQRIRALEVAVGRPVLRRTRPIELTESGQAVVRFARQLEMLSADLADELQPGNPHPDTRLTLVINSDSLHTWAMAGLAAVAGTVQLEILREDQDYSLELLRSGAAAAAITATQKPAPGCTSRRLGVMRYLPVCTPAFAGSWFDGGATAESLAKAPVIIFDRKDDLQDRYLRRFSRKSLQPPRHYVPAAHEFGEAIRLGMGWGLLPELEIGDDLDQGTLRLMASKSLVDVPLHWQQWRYGSAVLDGVAAAIQDAARVLR from the coding sequence ATGATCGACCTCCATCCGGACCAGGCCCGGACTCTCGCGGCCATCGTCGCGCAGGGAAGTTTCGACGCCGCCGCCAGCCACCTTTCCGTCACTGCCTCCGCCGTGAGCCAGCGCATCCGCGCACTCGAGGTGGCCGTCGGCCGCCCCGTGCTGAGAAGGACGAGGCCCATCGAGCTGACCGAGTCCGGCCAGGCCGTGGTGCGGTTCGCCCGGCAACTCGAAATGCTCTCGGCAGACCTCGCCGATGAACTGCAGCCGGGGAACCCGCACCCGGACACCCGCCTGACGCTGGTGATCAACAGCGACTCGCTGCACACCTGGGCGATGGCCGGGCTGGCCGCGGTGGCCGGCACGGTCCAGCTGGAGATCCTGCGCGAGGACCAGGACTATTCGCTGGAGCTCCTCCGCAGCGGGGCAGCGGCGGCGGCCATCACGGCCACCCAAAAGCCGGCCCCGGGCTGCACTTCGCGCCGGCTCGGCGTCATGCGCTACCTCCCGGTCTGCACTCCGGCCTTCGCCGGATCGTGGTTCGACGGCGGCGCCACGGCGGAGTCACTGGCCAAGGCTCCCGTCATCATCTTCGACCGCAAGGACGACCTCCAGGACCGCTACCTGCGGCGGTTCAGCCGGAAATCCCTCCAACCGCCCCGCCATTACGTGCCGGCGGCACACGAGTTCGGCGAGGCGATCCGGCTGGGCATGGGGTGGGGCCTGCTTCCCGAGCTGGAAATCGGCGACGACCTCGACCAGGGCACGCTGCGGCTGATGGCTTCCAAGTCCTTAGTCGATGTGCCGCTGCACTGGCAGCAGTGGCGTTATGGCTCGGCAGTCCTGGACGGCGTGGCCGCCGCCATCCAGGACGCTGCACGCGTGCTGAGGTGA
- a CDS encoding ABC transporter ATP-binding protein, with the protein MTVSQTSFGTHEPVLEIKDLTVKYRGDTRSTTAVDRVSFSIGTGEIFGLAGESGCGKSTIANAIMRLLRDPAEIAGGSIRFGGKDVLAMGPEELRRFRWQDVAMVFQSAMNSLNPVMTVGDQIVDIYTTHAGYTRKESLRRAAELLELVRIDPARLRSYPHQLSGGMRQRAVIAMAVALKPSLLILDEPTTALDVVVQQEIMAQIKELQRELGFSVLFITHDMSLMVELSHRMAVMYGGRIVETAKAKDIHAAPLHPYTQALMGAFPPLTGPRVPLAGLADGVKFSNIADVEEASPGHFVSPVPVLQGAQP; encoded by the coding sequence ATGACCGTCTCCCAGACCTCCTTTGGCACCCACGAACCTGTCCTGGAAATCAAGGACCTCACCGTGAAGTACCGCGGCGACACCCGCTCCACCACCGCCGTCGACCGTGTCTCGTTCAGCATTGGCACCGGCGAAATCTTCGGCCTGGCCGGGGAGTCGGGCTGCGGCAAATCCACCATCGCCAACGCCATCATGCGGCTGCTGCGCGATCCGGCGGAGATCGCCGGCGGCAGCATCCGCTTCGGCGGCAAGGACGTCCTGGCCATGGGGCCGGAAGAGCTGCGCCGCTTCCGCTGGCAGGACGTGGCCATGGTGTTCCAGTCCGCCATGAACTCGCTGAACCCGGTGATGACCGTCGGGGACCAGATCGTGGATATCTACACCACCCACGCGGGCTACACCCGGAAGGAGTCGCTCCGGCGGGCAGCCGAACTGCTGGAACTCGTGCGGATCGACCCCGCCCGGCTGAGGTCCTACCCGCACCAGCTCTCCGGCGGGATGCGGCAGCGCGCCGTCATTGCCATGGCGGTGGCCCTCAAACCCTCCCTGCTGATCCTGGACGAACCCACCACTGCCCTGGACGTGGTGGTCCAGCAGGAGATCATGGCTCAGATCAAGGAGCTGCAGCGCGAACTGGGCTTCTCCGTCCTGTTCATCACGCACGACATGTCCCTCATGGTGGAGCTCTCGCACCGGATGGCCGTGATGTACGGCGGCCGGATCGTGGAGACGGCCAAGGCCAAGGACATCCACGCCGCCCCGCTGCACCCCTACACCCAGGCCCTGATGGGCGCGTTCCCTCCGCTCACCGGACCCCGGGTTCCCCTGGCCGGCCTGGCCGACGGCGTGAAGTTCAGCAACATCGCCGACGTCGAGGAAGCCTCGCCCGGGCACTTCGTTTCCCCCGTTCCAGTCCTCCAAGGAGCACAGCCATGA
- a CDS encoding universal stress protein, producing the protein MALFSGMGPSQSQEKPRIVVGVDGSAMSVAALRWAARIAPALDATITAVAAWHFPVDTGFGWSTPPDWDPEAGAREVLKEALTAAFGDKPPHGLTQRTVMGHAAYVLIEESRSAQMLVVGSRGHGGFAGLLLGSVSSACAEHAQCPVMVVHGADPQDGAPS; encoded by the coding sequence ATGGCGCTATTCTCAGGCATGGGTCCGTCACAAAGCCAAGAGAAACCTCGGATCGTTGTCGGTGTTGATGGTTCCGCGATGTCTGTCGCAGCGCTGCGCTGGGCCGCCCGGATTGCCCCTGCCCTGGACGCCACGATTACGGCCGTTGCCGCCTGGCACTTCCCGGTTGATACGGGTTTCGGCTGGTCCACGCCGCCGGACTGGGACCCGGAGGCAGGAGCCAGGGAGGTTCTCAAGGAAGCGCTCACGGCTGCCTTTGGCGATAAGCCGCCTCACGGTCTCACCCAGCGGACCGTCATGGGGCACGCTGCCTACGTCCTGATCGAGGAAAGCCGCAGTGCCCAGATGCTGGTTGTGGGTTCACGCGGCCACGGCGGCTTTGCCGGGCTCTTGCTGGGATCGGTCAGCTCGGCCTGCGCGGAGCATGCCCAGTGTCCCGTGATGGTGGTCCACGGAGCCGACCCGCAGGATGGCGCCCCCTCCTGA
- a CDS encoding PHP domain-containing protein: MDAVDALNEIAFWLERELAPTFKVQAFRKAAGIIGALDPGEVEARARNGRLKSMKGIGDRTFEVIRQAVDGGVPDYLEGLRQRGQQPLAEGGTELHAALRGDLHSHSDWSDGGSPIELMADAARTLGREYLALTDHSPSLKIANGLSAERLREQLDVVADVNAGSGGFRLLAGIEVDILEDGTLDQSPDMLDRLDVVVASVHSKLRSDRRTMTARMLGAISDPHMNVLGHCTGRLLQGSRGTRPQSEFDAERVFAACAEQGVAVEINSRPERQDPPDELIRLAIDAGCLFSIDSDAHAPGQLDFLQYGAARAASNGVPAERIVNTWPLDRLLEWSGRGA, translated from the coding sequence ATGGATGCCGTTGATGCCCTCAATGAGATCGCCTTCTGGCTGGAACGCGAGCTGGCCCCCACGTTCAAGGTCCAGGCCTTCCGGAAAGCGGCCGGGATCATCGGAGCCCTCGACCCGGGCGAGGTCGAGGCCCGGGCGCGCAACGGCCGGCTGAAGAGCATGAAGGGAATCGGGGACAGGACCTTCGAGGTGATCAGGCAGGCGGTGGACGGCGGCGTCCCCGACTACCTCGAGGGCCTGCGCCAACGCGGGCAGCAGCCGCTCGCGGAAGGCGGCACGGAACTGCACGCCGCCTTGCGTGGAGACCTGCACAGCCACAGCGACTGGTCCGACGGCGGGTCTCCGATCGAGCTCATGGCCGATGCCGCCCGCACCTTGGGCCGGGAGTACCTTGCCCTGACCGACCACTCCCCCAGCCTCAAGATCGCCAATGGCCTGAGTGCCGAACGGCTTCGGGAACAGCTCGACGTCGTTGCGGACGTCAACGCCGGCAGCGGCGGTTTCCGCCTGCTCGCTGGCATCGAGGTGGACATCCTGGAGGATGGCACACTGGACCAGTCCCCGGACATGCTGGACCGCCTGGACGTTGTGGTGGCGAGCGTCCACTCCAAGCTCCGTTCGGACCGGCGCACCATGACCGCGCGGATGTTGGGCGCCATCAGCGATCCGCACATGAACGTCCTGGGCCACTGCACCGGACGGCTGCTCCAGGGATCCCGGGGAACGCGGCCCCAGTCGGAGTTCGACGCCGAGCGAGTGTTCGCCGCGTGCGCCGAGCAGGGGGTCGCCGTCGAAATAAATTCCCGCCCCGAGCGGCAGGATCCGCCGGACGAGCTGATCCGGCTGGCCATCGACGCCGGCTGCCTCTTCAGCATCGACAGCGACGCCCATGCTCCGGGCCAGCTGGATTTCCTGCAGTACGGCGCAGCACGTGCGGCATCGAACGGCGTGCCGGCCGAGCGGATTGTCAACACCTGGCCGCTGGACCGCCTGCTGGAGTGGTCCGGACGCGGGGCCTAG
- a CDS encoding LysE/ArgO family amino acid transporter translates to MILPVLSGLASGLSLVVAIGAQNAFVLRQGIQRSHVALVVAVCAVSDLVLILLGVAGIGVVIERAPAVLEVVRWAGAAFLAGYGAIAAWRAIRGQALGQLEPARAVSWAAVLGTGLAFTWLNPHVYLDTVLLLGSLASTHGPDGQWWFAAGAGLASIAWFTALGVGARFLAPVFRSRSAWRILDAVIAAVMVTMAVLLVS, encoded by the coding sequence GTGATTCTTCCCGTGCTCTCAGGACTGGCCAGCGGCCTGTCACTCGTTGTCGCCATCGGCGCCCAGAATGCCTTCGTCCTCCGCCAAGGCATCCAGCGCTCGCATGTGGCGCTGGTTGTCGCGGTCTGCGCGGTTTCAGACCTTGTGCTGATCCTGCTGGGCGTGGCCGGCATCGGCGTCGTCATTGAACGCGCCCCGGCGGTGCTCGAGGTGGTGCGCTGGGCGGGGGCCGCTTTCCTGGCGGGCTACGGAGCCATTGCCGCCTGGCGCGCCATCCGGGGGCAGGCGCTTGGTCAGCTGGAACCGGCCCGCGCTGTCAGCTGGGCAGCCGTCCTGGGGACAGGCCTCGCGTTCACGTGGCTGAACCCGCACGTCTACCTCGACACCGTGCTGCTGCTCGGGTCGCTGGCCAGTACGCACGGTCCGGACGGCCAGTGGTGGTTCGCCGCCGGCGCGGGACTGGCCAGCATCGCCTGGTTCACGGCCCTGGGCGTGGGCGCACGGTTCCTGGCGCCGGTCTTCCGGAGCCGGAGCGCGTGGCGCATCCTTGATGCCGTCATCGCCGCCGTCATGGTGACGATGGCCGTCCTGCTGGTCAGTTGA
- a CDS encoding ABC transporter ATP-binding protein translates to MSTPVSARPAPAVNTPDLTNGEAPALEVKGLIKDFHSGGLFSRASVRALGGVDLAIRKGEIVALVGESGSGKSTLARCIARLEKPTAGRIRLNGTDVLKRDRFQASRAYRSQLQMVFQDPFGSLNPVHRIEHFLTRSLTLHGKAGTPAQLRSRLDELMTTVGLTPDMLNSYPHELSGGQRQRVAIARALAVEPEVILADEPTSMLDVSVRIGILNLMRQLRDKQGISMLYITHDLASARYLADRIAVMFAGELVEEGESLDLLANPAHPYTRLLVSAVPDPARTGSYDPRERAALRAAVMESASCAFDGDAGQRCSATEPVRHRVGDPANEHWVRCHLYRPPATAASHALSAEPVESSEPLETPDTPPTDGHRTENKASS, encoded by the coding sequence ATGAGCACCCCGGTATCAGCACGGCCGGCACCGGCAGTCAACACGCCTGACCTCACCAACGGCGAGGCTCCCGCCCTCGAGGTGAAAGGCCTCATCAAGGACTTCCACAGCGGCGGGCTGTTCTCGCGGGCCTCGGTGCGCGCCCTCGGCGGCGTGGACCTCGCCATCAGGAAAGGCGAAATCGTGGCGCTGGTGGGAGAGTCCGGGTCCGGCAAGAGTACGCTGGCCCGCTGCATCGCACGGCTGGAGAAGCCCACTGCCGGCCGGATCCGGCTTAATGGCACAGACGTGCTAAAACGGGACCGGTTCCAGGCGTCCAGGGCATACCGTTCGCAGCTGCAGATGGTGTTCCAGGACCCTTTCGGCTCGCTCAACCCGGTCCACCGGATCGAACACTTCCTGACGCGCTCGCTGACCCTGCACGGCAAAGCCGGGACGCCGGCCCAGCTGCGCAGCCGCCTGGACGAACTGATGACCACCGTGGGCCTCACTCCGGACATGCTCAACTCCTACCCGCACGAACTCTCCGGCGGGCAGCGGCAGCGCGTGGCCATCGCCCGGGCGCTCGCGGTGGAACCCGAAGTGATCCTCGCTGACGAACCCACGTCGATGCTGGACGTTTCCGTGCGGATCGGCATCCTCAACCTGATGCGCCAGCTGCGGGACAAACAGGGGATCTCCATGCTCTACATCACCCACGACCTCGCTTCGGCACGCTACCTGGCGGACCGGATCGCCGTCATGTTCGCCGGGGAGCTGGTGGAGGAAGGCGAATCGCTGGACCTGCTGGCCAACCCCGCCCACCCCTACACCCGGCTGCTGGTCTCGGCCGTGCCGGACCCCGCCCGGACCGGGTCCTACGACCCCCGCGAGCGGGCGGCACTGCGCGCAGCGGTGATGGAATCGGCGTCGTGCGCATTCGACGGCGACGCCGGGCAGCGCTGTTCCGCCACCGAACCCGTCCGGCACCGCGTGGGCGATCCCGCCAACGAGCACTGGGTCCGCTGCCACCTGTACCGGCCGCCGGCAACTGCAGCAAGCCACGCCCTGTCCGCCGAGCCGGTGGAAAGCTCCGAACCCCTCGAGACACCGGACACGCCGCCAACGGACGGACACCGCACAGAAAACAAGGCTTCCTCATGA
- a CDS encoding ABC transporter substrate-binding protein translates to MTQARFLRSARIAAAGLAMGALVLTGCSANAGNTGSAKADASAQSALLTIPREDMGTFVRNFNPFAPTVAPMTQQAIYESLLIYNPANGDTTPWLASEWKAAEDGKSITFTLRDGVKWSDGQPLVPADVVTTFALQKKIKGGYDYLDTVTAEGANQVKFSFKTAWSPALFDLGQLSILPDHVWSKIADPEKDANEKPVGTGPYTEVDTFQAQSFVLKKNPNYWQPEKQKIAGIKMLAFAGNDGANLAAANGDVDWAPQYMPNIEKTFISKDPDHRKYWFPPTGSMINWQLNTTKAPFNDTDVRKALSMAVDRDQVTKIGMSGYTKPADCTGLSGNYETWKNKEVQDNCEWTKLNVDEANKLLDKAGYAKGADGKRTLKDGKPFEFKISVGAASSDWLSVANVIAQNLAEVGVTAKVDSPDWAAVVAGYETGDFDSGIVWSANDPSPYKYFAGIMGTSTVKPVGEKAFENYHRFGDPKADALLTEFAAAADEDTQHRIADKLQEEYSAVAPTVPLFAGPEWGAYNNTRFTGWPTEENPYATLSVRAPTTVLVLTSLEPAK, encoded by the coding sequence ATGACACAAGCACGATTCCTGAGGTCTGCCCGCATCGCAGCGGCCGGCCTGGCCATGGGTGCCCTGGTGCTCACGGGCTGCTCCGCCAACGCGGGCAACACCGGCTCCGCAAAGGCTGATGCCTCGGCCCAAAGCGCCCTCCTGACGATTCCCCGCGAAGACATGGGCACGTTCGTCCGGAACTTCAACCCGTTCGCCCCCACCGTGGCACCCATGACCCAGCAGGCCATCTACGAGTCCCTGCTCATCTACAACCCGGCCAACGGCGACACCACCCCGTGGCTGGCCAGCGAATGGAAGGCCGCAGAGGACGGCAAGTCCATCACCTTCACCCTCCGCGACGGCGTCAAGTGGTCCGACGGACAGCCCCTGGTCCCTGCCGACGTGGTCACCACGTTCGCGCTGCAGAAGAAGATCAAAGGCGGCTACGACTACCTGGACACCGTCACGGCCGAGGGCGCCAACCAGGTCAAGTTCAGCTTCAAGACCGCCTGGTCCCCGGCACTGTTCGACCTCGGCCAGTTGAGCATCCTGCCGGACCACGTCTGGTCCAAGATTGCCGACCCCGAAAAGGACGCCAACGAAAAGCCGGTGGGCACGGGCCCCTACACCGAAGTGGACACCTTCCAGGCCCAGTCCTTCGTGCTGAAGAAGAACCCCAACTACTGGCAGCCGGAAAAGCAGAAGATCGCCGGTATCAAGATGCTCGCCTTCGCCGGGAACGACGGCGCCAACCTCGCCGCCGCGAACGGTGACGTGGACTGGGCGCCCCAGTACATGCCCAACATCGAGAAGACCTTCATTTCCAAGGACCCGGACCACCGCAAGTACTGGTTCCCGCCCACGGGTTCCATGATCAACTGGCAGCTCAATACCACCAAGGCCCCGTTCAACGACACGGACGTCCGCAAGGCCCTCAGCATGGCAGTGGACCGGGACCAGGTGACCAAGATCGGAATGAGCGGCTACACCAAGCCGGCGGACTGCACCGGACTTTCCGGCAACTACGAAACGTGGAAGAACAAAGAGGTCCAGGACAACTGCGAGTGGACCAAGCTCAACGTGGACGAGGCCAACAAGCTCCTGGACAAGGCCGGCTACGCCAAGGGCGCGGACGGCAAGCGCACCCTGAAGGACGGCAAGCCGTTCGAGTTCAAGATCTCCGTGGGCGCGGCGTCCTCCGACTGGCTCTCCGTGGCCAACGTGATCGCACAGAACCTCGCCGAGGTGGGCGTCACGGCCAAGGTGGATTCCCCGGACTGGGCTGCCGTGGTGGCAGGCTACGAAACCGGTGACTTCGATTCCGGCATCGTGTGGAGCGCCAACGACCCCAGCCCGTACAAGTACTTCGCGGGCATCATGGGCACCAGCACGGTCAAGCCGGTGGGGGAGAAGGCCTTCGAGAACTACCACCGCTTCGGCGATCCGAAGGCCGATGCCCTGCTGACCGAGTTCGCGGCCGCCGCTGACGAGGACACGCAGCACAGGATCGCGGACAAGCTCCAGGAGGAGTACAGCGCGGTTGCCCCGACCGTCCCGCTGTTCGCCGGCCCGGAATGGGGCGCTTACAACAACACCCGGTTCACCGGCTGGCCCACGGAAGAGAACCCTTACGCCACCCTGTCAGTCCGCGCCCCCACCACGGTGCTGGTCCTGACGTCGCTGGAACCGGCCAAGTAG
- a CDS encoding VOC family protein yields MNPITPRIGTVFVPVSDVEAARDWYCRLLGVPADGEILFGHLYVLPVEGTGLVLDSRIYSQDVVFKVPAFHLDTQDVQAAHNYAVELGADPADIQHGQWFNFRDPDGNALMVCQC; encoded by the coding sequence ATGAATCCGATCACGCCGAGAATTGGCACGGTCTTTGTCCCGGTCAGCGATGTGGAAGCGGCCAGGGACTGGTACTGCCGGCTGCTGGGTGTACCGGCCGATGGCGAGATCCTCTTTGGTCACCTCTATGTGCTGCCGGTCGAGGGCACCGGACTCGTCCTGGACAGCAGGATTTATTCGCAGGACGTCGTTTTCAAGGTGCCCGCTTTTCATCTCGACACCCAGGACGTCCAGGCAGCGCACAACTATGCGGTTGAACTGGGCGCCGATCCGGCGGACATCCAGCACGGGCAATGGTTCAACTTCCGGGATCCTGACGGCAATGCCCTGATGGTCTGCCAGTGCTAG
- a CDS encoding ABC transporter permease, whose product MRFILRRLGFYLIAFWVSITLNFLLPRFMPGDPVSRMFARTQDRMQPEQIEALRKLLGVDDRPIWEQYVDYLHNMVTGQMGVSISRFPTPVTEVIASQVGWTLLLGGTALVIAAVVGNLLGILAAWRRGGAIDSALPPVLIFIGSFPYFWLAMGALYLFGVTLGWFPIRHAFSDTIEPSFSWEFMSDVGMHLVLPALTIVLVSVGGWMLGMRNTMIATNAEDYITMAEAKGLRPGRIMFRYAARNAMLPSVTSFGMSLGFVVGGALLTEVVFAYPGVGYQLLNAVQGLDYPLMQGLFLTITAAVLLANFLVDILYVRLDPRVRAN is encoded by the coding sequence GTGCGCTTTATCCTGCGCCGCCTTGGTTTCTACCTGATCGCCTTCTGGGTGTCCATCACGTTGAATTTCCTGCTCCCGCGCTTTATGCCGGGGGACCCCGTATCCCGCATGTTTGCCCGCACCCAGGACCGCATGCAGCCCGAACAGATCGAGGCGCTGCGCAAGCTCCTCGGCGTCGACGACCGGCCCATCTGGGAACAGTACGTCGACTACCTGCACAACATGGTCACCGGCCAGATGGGCGTCTCCATCTCCCGTTTTCCCACGCCGGTCACGGAAGTGATTGCCTCACAGGTGGGCTGGACCCTCCTGCTGGGTGGAACCGCATTGGTGATCGCCGCCGTCGTGGGTAACCTGCTGGGGATCCTGGCCGCCTGGCGGCGCGGCGGTGCCATTGACTCCGCGCTGCCTCCCGTGCTGATCTTCATCGGCTCCTTCCCGTACTTCTGGCTCGCCATGGGTGCCCTCTATTTGTTCGGCGTCACGCTGGGCTGGTTCCCCATCCGGCACGCGTTCAGCGACACCATTGAGCCCAGCTTCAGCTGGGAGTTCATGTCCGACGTCGGGATGCACCTGGTGCTGCCGGCCCTCACCATCGTGCTGGTTTCGGTGGGCGGCTGGATGCTGGGCATGCGCAACACCATGATCGCCACCAACGCCGAGGACTACATCACCATGGCCGAGGCCAAGGGCCTGCGCCCCGGCCGGATCATGTTCCGCTACGCCGCCCGCAATGCCATGCTCCCGTCCGTGACCAGCTTCGGCATGAGCCTGGGCTTCGTGGTGGGCGGTGCGCTGCTGACCGAGGTGGTGTTCGCGTACCCCGGCGTGGGATACCAGCTCCTCAACGCCGTGCAGGGGCTCGACTACCCGCTCATGCAGGGCCTCTTCCTGACCATCACCGCCGCCGTGCTGCTGGCCAACTTCCTGGTGGACATCCTCTACGTCCGCCTCGACCCGCGTGTCCGCGCCAACTAG
- a CDS encoding LacI family DNA-binding transcriptional regulator, which translates to MAKSTQAAASKTAAPARTAPGVSKAVSKAASVAPAHRGVTMADVAKAAGVSRTAVSFVLSNRENASISEETKHRILEAVQTLGYRPNAGARALASQRSDWYGIVTEIVTAPFAVDIIKGAQDQAWLSRRFLLIAPSDQADATGPNRGMEDAAVEKLLEQRVEGLLYAATYHRAVHVPKSANEVPTVLINCFDADGKLPSIVPDERAGGRVAVERLLQAGHTRIGVINLDPDIPAAVGRLEGCREALAKAGLELDPELVVSGHATADGGYEAACEILDKYRAGAGRPTALFCLNDRMAMGAYDAIKERGLAIPQDIAVIGFDNQELIAAYLRPKLTTVALPFEEMGALGVQTLASLTAGQPIIAHQQMVDCPLLERYSV; encoded by the coding sequence ATGGCGAAGAGCACACAGGCAGCGGCGTCGAAGACGGCCGCACCGGCCCGGACGGCCCCCGGCGTCTCCAAAGCCGTCTCCAAAGCCGCCTCCGTGGCCCCCGCACACCGGGGTGTCACCATGGCGGACGTGGCCAAGGCCGCCGGGGTGTCCCGCACCGCGGTGTCCTTCGTCCTGAGCAACCGCGAGAACGCCAGCATTTCGGAGGAGACCAAGCACCGCATCCTCGAAGCGGTCCAGACCCTGGGATACCGGCCCAACGCCGGTGCCCGGGCCCTCGCGTCGCAGCGCAGTGACTGGTATGGCATTGTCACGGAGATCGTCACGGCACCGTTCGCCGTCGACATCATCAAGGGCGCGCAGGACCAGGCCTGGCTGTCCCGCCGGTTCCTGCTCATCGCACCCTCCGACCAGGCCGATGCAACAGGACCAAACCGGGGCATGGAAGATGCAGCCGTTGAAAAGCTACTGGAACAGAGAGTGGAAGGACTTCTTTACGCGGCCACGTACCACCGGGCCGTGCACGTTCCTAAAAGCGCCAACGAGGTCCCCACGGTCCTCATCAACTGCTTTGACGCGGACGGGAAGCTGCCCTCGATCGTTCCGGACGAGCGCGCCGGGGGCCGCGTCGCCGTCGAGCGTCTACTGCAAGCCGGCCACACCAGAATCGGTGTCATCAACTTGGATCCGGACATTCCCGCCGCCGTCGGCCGTTTGGAAGGATGCCGCGAAGCACTCGCCAAAGCAGGGCTGGAACTGGATCCTGAACTCGTCGTCTCAGGACATGCGACGGCGGATGGCGGCTACGAGGCCGCCTGCGAAATTCTTGACAAATATCGGGCCGGGGCAGGCAGGCCAACTGCCCTGTTCTGCCTCAACGACCGGATGGCTATGGGCGCTTACGACGCCATCAAGGAGCGCGGGCTCGCCATCCCCCAAGACATCGCCGTGATCGGCTTCGACAACCAGGAACTCATTGCGGCCTACCTCAGGCCCAAGCTGACCACGGTTGCGTTGCCCTTCGAGGAGATGGGTGCGCTGGGTGTCCAGACACTCGCAAGCCTTACAGCCGGACAGCCGATCATTGCACATCAGCAAATGGTCGACTGTCCGCTGCTAGAACGCTATTCAGTCTGA